A DNA window from Ranitomeya imitator isolate aRanImi1 chromosome 2, aRanImi1.pri, whole genome shotgun sequence contains the following coding sequences:
- the LOC138661618 gene encoding serine-rich adhesin for platelets-like, producing MDTAWSTRLIILGIVTLLTVPPVEAQSTNPFLSVLQSIINAIAQTIANLIQQITDIIQSASPSTTASSTAVISSTTTSTTTSTVPSVTSNSRTTSTTVTSASTSTTEATSTTSTGGTSSTSPYSSVISSTTNPTIGATSTAFTPSNAAVTIDTGPTTQLISIPGTSQQSSTGATSTESLSTTNLASSVSREASSPPSPSSQTGTATIASPSTEIIITNTFSSSNSASILPLSTKTISIPSSSGQTALSSSVITAEIGSQSSSSNVVTSSAVTEVQSSVTNSISTLNAQSSSQGSLTILQASSSVTVNSQASTSTEAPTNGNSNMPSSTIFTSSSVETPLQSTVTGNPSMSNTETSSQPPITISITSSSASVSGDTSFSTTVFTSGSSKPSSSSSEITFSSIEMPLRSTITGSSSTSSTETSSEPSTANLPVSSSASSNGETSLSTAGVTSVSSKRPSSSNVITYSSIETPLQSTVTGSPATPRTETGSQPLTTNSPTFSSGETSFRTSVFTSISNSLQSSSSIFSSSSIETPLQSTITGSPAISNTGTSSESPATNSPTFSSASVSGETLFSTIGFTSGSSNQPSSSNIFTSTSNETPLQSTKTGSPAIASTGTSSEPPTFPSASVSDQTLLSTTFSASLSTNQPSSSSVTFPSGETSVQSTVTGSPGISNTETSGQPPRTDIPPFPSASVSGKTSFSTIIFTSGSSKPSFSSSDFTSLSTETPLESTVTGTSSTSNSETSSELPTIISTTFSRASVSGETPFSTTGVTRGSSNPPSSGNVFTPLQSTVIGSQATINVETTSQAPTTSQPISSSAYISDETSFSTIVFTSGSSNPPSSSRDFTSSSLETPLRSTPISRSSTSSTGTSSEPPTIISPTFSSVSVNDQTSLSTTAFVSLSTNQPISSNVYTSLIAGTSGQSTVTGSPAMSNAEANSQPPVTNLPTFSSASVSGETSFINTVFTSGSSNPPSSSSNFPSSSIETPLQSTITGSPAISSNGTSIEQPTFSSASVSDQTLLSTTFSASLSTNQPSSSSVTFPSGETTIQSTVTGSPGISNTETSGQPPRTDIPPFSSASVSGETSFSTIIFTSGSSKPSFSSSNFASLSTETPLESTVTDTSSTSNTETSSELPTIISTTFSSASVSGETPFSTTGVTSGSSNPPSSGNVFTALQSTVIGSQATLNAETSNQAPTTIQPISSSAYISDETSFSTIVFTSGSSNLLSSSRDFTSSSLETPLQSTPISRSSTSSTGTSSEPPTIISSTFSSVSVSDQTLLSTTASVSLSTNQPISSNVYTSPIAGTSGQSTVTGSPAMSNAETNSQPPVTNLPTFSSASISGDTSFINTVFTSGSSNPPFSSNDFTSSSIETPLQSTTTGSPAISSTGTSSEPPTFSSTSVSDQTLLSTTFSASLSTNQPSSSSVTFPSGETTIRSTVTGSPAISNTETSSQPPRTDIPPFSSASVSGEASFSTIIFTSGSSKPSFSSSNFASLSTEIPLESTVTGTSSTSNTEASSELPTIISTTFSSASVSGETPFSTTGVTSGSSNPPSSGNVFTPLQSTVIGSQATLNAETSSQASTTIQTISSSAYIRDETSFSTIVFTSGSSNPPSSSRDFTSSSLETPLRSTLISRSSTSSAGTSIEPPTIISPTFSSVSVSDQTLLSTTASVSLSTNQPISSNVYTSPIAGTSGQSTVTGSPAMSNAETNSQPPVTNLPTFSRASISGDTSFINTVFTSGSSIPPSSSKELTSSSIETPLQSTITGSQAISSTGTSSEPPTTILSTFSSVSVSDKTLFSTTTSVRLSTNQPSSSNIYTFTSAGTSVQSTVTGSPGMSNTETSSQSPVTNRPTFSSASVSDETSITNTLFTSGSSNPPSSSNYFTSSSLETPLQSTINGSPAISSIRKSSETLTTNPPTSSSVSAGGKATFSTPAPASGSSSQPPSSNTFTSSNTGTTLQSTESGSTIITRTGTSSKASTSNQTSSSSAYVSDKTSFSTIVPSSGYNSQPSTSSAFPSSSTGTQRQTSASNTESSSQVSSTKQQTLSSSAGTDQTSFNNVVTSQPSSNNVITSPSASNINNTTFTSTATSSTNVSTSLYTVSTTTTIPYSSTASTTIKSPNTTSIISRPYPSVPVSTQKPTTNITLSTSSNLIISKSTMLFNSTVSTTTTNSNASSRITVSFSTIAVSTEKPITNDILATSATLTTTKSISSQTLSQSTASNIQNSTFANTVPSSTNATTSLNTATTATISFNSTASTTTTSTKASTMTYSTIGKNTQSQTTNSTVAISFTVPTTPKTAPSPSVTIPGTTSTNTVPSTTTSSTITSSTTWTDTSNGASSIASTTANATPISTVTPSATNNKTSSTSKLTTSSSTPSTSTSSSTKPATALTTQITSQSSNSQSVPASTKTSSSFSTVSLTASKSTVTSLTVTASIPTTTLTTTPLVSTRTSTISTTTSVKPQTTSNTVVSSSGASQQPTSGTSTLTKVSRSTNTESTSASSLTDVFPFWGIILICLAVILGVIAIITTIFLSVYSLRRRRMIYNVSV from the exons ATGGATACTGCATGGAGCACACGACTGATTATCCTGGGGATTGTAACGTTACTGACCG TGCCCCCTGTTGAAGCACAGTCAACAAATCCATTTCTTTCAGTGCTACAAAGTATTATTAATGCAATTGCTCAAACTATTGCAAATTTGATACAGCAGATAACAGATATCATACAGTCAGCTTCTCCATCAACAACAGCCTCGAGCACGGCGGTAATATCAAGCACCACAACCAGCACTACAACCAGCACCGTGCCATCTGTAACCAGCAATTCTAGAACTACATCTACTACTGTGACCAGTGCTTCCACAAGTACCACTGAGGCTACATCTACTACATCTACTGGTGGAACAAGTAGTACATCCCCTTACTCATCAGTCATTTCTAGTACGACTAATCCTACTATAGGTGCAACAAGCACAGCATTTACACCATCAAACGCTGCAGTGACCATTGATACTGGGCCAACTACACAGTTGATATCTATTCCTGGCACAAGTCAGCAATCATCTACTGGAGCAACCAGTACTGAATCGCTATCCACCACAAACTTAGCATCCTCAGTCAGTCGTGAGGCCAGTAGTCCACCATCACCAAGTAGTCAAACAGGCACAGCTACAATAGCATCACCTTCAACTGAAATAATTATAACTAACACCTTCAGTTCCTCAAATTCAGCATCCATTTTGCCATTAAGCACAAAAACAATAAGCATTCCATCTTCCAGTGGTCAGACGGCACTGAGCAGCTCAGTCATTACTGCAGAAATTGGTAGCCAGTCCTCATCGAGTAACGTTGTCACTTCAAGTGCAGTAACTGAAGTCCAATCATCTGTAACCAACAGTATATCAACACTAAATGCTCAAAGCAGTAGTCAAGGATCATTAACAATCCTACAAGCTTCCTCTAGTGTTACTGTAAATAGCCAAGCATCAACCAGTACTGAGGCTCCTACTAATGGAAATAGTAACATGCCATCTTCTACTATCTTCACATCTTCAAGTGTTGAAACACCACTACAATCAACTGTAACTGGCAACCCATCAATGTCAAATACTGAAACCAGTAGTCAGCCACCAATAACCATCTCAATAACATCCTCTAGTGCTTCTGTAAGTGGTGACACATCATTTAGTACAACAGTTTTTACAAGTGGATCTAGTAAACCTTCATCCTCTAGTAGCGAAATCACTTTTTCAAGTATCGAAATGCCACTACGATCAACTATAACTGGCAGCTCATCAACATCAAGTACTGAAACCAGTAGTGAGCCATCAACAGCCAACTTACCAGTATCCTCTAGTGCTTCGTCAAATGGTGAAACATCATTGAGTACTGCAGGAGTTACAAGTGTATCTAGTAAGCGACCATCTTCTAGTAATGTCATCACTTACTCAAGTATTGAAACACCACTACAATCAACTGTAACGGGCAGCCCAGCAACACCAAGAACTGAAACTGGTAGTCAACCATTAACAACCAACTCACCAACATTCTCTAGTGGTGAAACATCATTTCGTACATCAGTTTTTACAAGTATATCTAATAGCTTGCAATCTTCTAGTAGCATCTTCTCTTCTTCAAGTATCGAAACACCACTACAATCGACTATAACAGGCAGCCCAGCAATATCAAATACTGGAACTAGTAGTGAGTCACCGGCAACCAACTCACCAACATTTTCCAGTGCTTCTGTAAGTGGGGAAACATTATTTAGTACTATAGGTTTTACAAGCGGATCTAGTAACCAACCCTCATCCAGTAACATTTTCACTTCTACAAGTAACGAAACGCCACTACAATCAACTAAAACTGGCAGCCCAGCAATAGCAAGCACTGGAACCAGTAGTGAGCCACCAACATTCCCCAGTGCTTCAGTAAGTGACCAAACATTGTTGAGTACTACATTTTCTGCCAGTTTATCTACTAACCAGCCATCTTCCAGTAGTGTTACTTTTCCCAGTGGCGAAACATCAGTTCAATCAACTGTAACTGGCAGCCCAGGAATCTCAAATACTGAAACCAGTGGTCAGCCACCAAGAACCGACATACCACCATTTCCCAGTGCTTCTGTAAGTGGTAAAACATCATTTAGTACTATAATTTTTACAAGTGGATCCAGTAAACCATCATTCTCTAGTAGCGACTTCACTTCTTTAAGCACAGAAACACCACTAGAATCTACTGTAACTGGCACCTCATCAACATCAAATTCTGAAACCAGTAGTGAGCTACCAACAATCATCTCAACAACATTTTCTAGGGCTTCTGTAAGTGGTGAAACACCATTCAGTACTACAGGAGTTACAAGGGGATCTAGTAACCCGCCATCTTCTGGTAATGTTTTCACACCACTACAATCAACTGTTATTGGCAGCCAAGCAACAATAAATGTTGAAACCACTAGCCAGGCACCAACAACCAGCCAACCAATATCCTCTAGTGCTTACATAAGTGATGAAACATCATTTAGCACTATAGTTTTTACAAGTGGATCTAGTAACCCACCATCATCCAGTAGAGACTTCACTTCTTCAAGTTTAGAAACACCACTACGATCAACTCCAATTAGCAGGTCATCAACATCAAGCACTGGAACCAGTAGTGAGCCACCAACCATTATTTCACCAACATTCTCTAGTGTTTCTGTAAATGACCAAACATCACTCAGTACTACAGCTTTTGTCAGTTTATCTACAAACCAGCCAATATCCAGTAATGTTTATACTTCTCTCATTGCCGGAACTTCAGGTCAATCAACTGTAACAGGAAGCCCAGCAATGTCAAATGCTGAAGCCAATAGTCAGCCACCAGTAACCAATCTACCAACATTCTCTAGTGCTTCTGTCAGTGGTGAAACATCATTTATTAATACAGTTTTTACAAGTGGATCTAGCAACCCACCATCCTCTAGCAGCAACTTCCCTTCTTCAAGTATCGAAACACCACTACAATCAACTATAACTGGCAGCCCAGCAATATCAAGCAATGGAACCAGTATTGAGCAACCAACATTCTCCAGTGCTTCTGTAAGTGACCAAACATTGTTGAGTACTACATTTTCTGCCAGTTTATCTACTAACCAGCCATCTTCCAGTAGTGTTACTTTTCCCAGTGGCGAAACAACAATTCAATCAACTGTAACTGGCAGCCCAGGAATCTCAAATACTGAAACCAGTGGTCAGCCACCAAGAACCGACATACCACCATTTTCCAGTGCATCTGTAAGTGGTGAAACATCATTTAGTACTATAATTTTTACAAGTGGATCTAGTAAACCATCATTCTCTAGTAGCAACTTTGCTTCTTTAAGTACAGAAACACCACTAGAATCTACTGTAACTGACACCTCATCAACATCAAATACTGAAACCAGTAGTGAGCTACCAACAATCATCTCAACAACATTTTCTAGCGCTTCTGTAAGTGGTGAAACACCATTCAGTACTACAGGAGTTACAAGTGGATCTAGTAACCCGCCATCTTCTGGTAATGTCTTCACAGCACTACAATCAACTGTAATTGGCAGCCAAGCAACATTAAATGCTGAAACCAGTAATCAGGCACCAACAACCATCCAACCAATATCCTCTAGTGCTTACATAAGTGATGAAACATCATTTAGTACTATAGTTTTTACAAGTGGATCTAGTAACCTGCTATCATCTAGTAGAGACTTCACTTCTTCAAGTTTAGAAACGCCACTACAATCAACTCCAATTAGCAGGTCATCAACATCAAGCACTGGAACCAGTAGTGAGCCACCAACCATTATTTCATCAACATTCTCAAGTGTTTCTGTAAGTGACCAAACATTGCTCAGTACTACAGCTTCTGTCAGTTTATCTACAAACCAGCCAATATCCAGTAACGTTTATACTTCTCCCATTGCCGGAACATCAGGTCAATCAACTGTAACAGGAAGCCCAGCAATGTCAAATGCTGAAACCAATAGTCAGCCACCAGTAACCAATCTACCAACATTCTCTAGTGCTTCTATCAGTGGTGATACGTCATTTATTAATACAGTTTTTACAAGTGGATCTAGCAACCCACCATTTTCTAGTAATGACTTCACTTCTTCAAGTATCGAAACGCCACTACAATCAACTACAACTGGCAGCCCAGCAATATCAAGCACTGGAACCAGTAGTGAGCCACCAACATTCTCTAGTACTTCTGTAAGTGACCAAACATTGTTGAGTACTACATTTTCTGCCAGTTTATCTACTAACCAGCCATCTTCCAGTAGTGTTACTTTTCCCAGTGGCGAAACAACAATTCGATCAACTGTAACTGGCAGCCCAGCAATCTCAAATACTGAAACCAGTAGTCAGCCACCAAGAACCGACATACCACCATTTTCCAGTGCGTCTGTAAGTGGTGAAGCATCATTTAGTACTATAATTTTTACAAGTGGATCCAGTAAACCATCATTCTCTAGTAGCAACTTTGCTTCTTTAAGTACAGAAATACCACTAGAATCTACTGTAACTGGCACCTCATCAACATCAAATACTGAAGCCAGTAGTGAGCTACCAACAATCATCTCAACAACATTTTCTAGCGCTTCTGTAAGTGGTGAAACACCATTCAGTACTACAGGAGTTACAAGTGGATCTAGTAACCCGCCATCTTCTGGTAATGTCTTCACACCACTACAATCAACTGTAATTGGCAGCCAAGCAACATTAAATGCTGAAACCAGTAGTCAGGCATCAACAACCATCCAAACAATATCCTCTAGTGCTTACATACGTGATGAAACATCATTTAGTACTATAGTTTTTACAAGTGGATCTAGTAACCCACCATCATCTAGTAGAGACTTCACTTCTTCAAGTTTAGAAACACCACTACGATCAACTCTAATTAGCAGGTCATCAACATCAAGCGCTGGAACCAGTATTGAGCCACCAACCATTATTTCACCAACATTCTCTAGTGTTTCTGTAAGTGACCAAACATTGCTCAGTACTACAGCTTCTGTCAGTTTATCTACTAACCAGCCAATATCCAGTAACGTTTACACTTCTCCCATTGCCGGAACATCAGGTCAATCAACAGTAACTGGAAGCCCAGCAATGTCAAATGCTGAAACCAATAGTCAGCCACCAGTAACAAATCTACCAACATTCTCTAGGGCTTCTATCAGTGGTGATACGTCATTTATTAATACAGTTTTTACAAGTGGATCAAGCATCCCACCATCCTCTAGTAAAGAATTAACTTCTTCAAGCATCGAAACGCCGCTACAATCAACTATAACTGGCAGCCAAGCAATATCAAGCACTGGAACCAGTAGTGAGCCACCAACCACTATTTTGTCAACATTCTCTAGTGTTTCTGTAAGTGACAAAACATTGTTCAGTACTACAACTTCTGTAAGATTATCCACTAACCAACCATCTTCCAGTAACATTTATACTTTTACCAGTGCCGGAACATCAGTTCAATCAACCGTAACAGGAAGTCCAGGAATGTCAAATACTGAAACCAGTAGTCAGTCACCAGTAACTAATCGGCCAACATTCTCTAGTGCTTCTGTCAGTGATGAAACATCAATTACCAATACACTTTTTACAAGCGGATCTAGCAACCCACCATCTTCTAGCAATTACTTCACTTCTTCAAGTTTAGAAACACCACTGCAATCAACTATAAATGGCAGCCCAGCAATATCAAGCATAAGAAAAAGTAGTGAGACGCTAACCACCAACCCACCAACATCTTCTAGTGTTTCTGCAGGTGGCAAAGCAACATTCAGTACTCCAGCCCCTGCCAGTGGATCCAGTAGCCAGCCTCCTTCCAGCAACACTTTTACATCTTCAAATACTGGAACAACCTTACAATCAACTGAATCTGGCAGTACAATAATAACACGTACTGGAACCAGTAGTAAGGCATCAACAAGCAACCAAACATCATCTTCTAGTGCATATGTAAGTGACAAAACATCATTCAGTACAATAGTTCCTTCCAGTGGATACAATAGCCAGCCATCTACCAGTAGTGCTTTTCCTTCTTCCAGTACAGGAACCCAAAGGCAAACATCTGCTTCAAATACTGAAAGCAGTAGTCAAGTATCATCAACCAAACAACAGACACTTTCTAGTTCAGCAGGGACTGATCAAACGTCATTCAATAATGTAGTCACTAGCCAGCCATCTTCTAACAATGTCATTACTTCTCCATCTGCATCCAATATTAATAACACCACATTTACGAGTACAGCAACAAGTTCAACCAATGTATCAACTTCTCTATATACTGTAAGCACCACAACAACCATACCCTACAGTTCTACAGCATCAACCACTATAAAAAGCCCAAACACCACGTCAATAATTTCTCGTCCATATCCTTCAGTTCCTGTTAGTACCCAGAAGCCTACCACTAATATTACTCTATCTACCTCAAGTAATTTGATCATTTCAAAGTCAACCATGCTCTTCAATTCTACAGTATCTACTACTACAACCAACTCAAATGCAAGTTCCAGAATTACTGTATCATTTTCCACAATTGCTGTCAGTACCGAGAAGCCTATCACTAATGATATTCTAGCAACTTCAGCTACTTTGACCACAACAAAGTCAATTTCATCCCAAACATTATCCCAATCTACGGCATCCAATATTCAGAACTCTACATTTGCCAACACAGTTCCAAGTTCAACCAATGCAACAACTTCTCTAAATACAGCAACAACTGCAACCATATCCTTCAATTCTACAGCATCAACTACTACAACCAGCACAAAGGCAAGTACCATGACATATTCTACAATAGGGAAAAATACCCAAAGTCAAACTACAAATAGTACTGTAGCTATTTCATTCACCGTGCCAACTACACCCAAAACTGCACCATCCCCTTCAGTCACTATACCTGGTACAACATCAACAAATACTGTGCCATCTACTACCACTAGTAGTACTATTACTTCTTCAACTACTTGGACAGATACTAGCAACGGGGCTTCTTCAATTGCTTCAACCACTGCAAATGCAACCCCGATCAGCACAGTAACTCCATCGGCCACCAACAACAAGACATCTTCCACCAGCAAGTTAACAACTTCATCCAGTACTCCATCCACTTCCACATCTTCATCAACCAAACCAGCGACAGCCCTCACCACCCAAATTACCAGCCAGAGTAGTAATAGTCAATCCGTACCAGCATCCACTAAGACTTCCTCATCTTTTTCTACTGTTAGCCTTACAGCAAGTAAATCAACAGTAACATCACTTACGGTGACTGCTTCTATCCCAACAACAACACTTACAACTACTCCTCTAGTTAGCACAAGAACCAGCACTATCAGCACTACAACCAGTGTGAAACCACAAACAACTTCCAATACTGTTGTGTCTTCAAGTGGTGCCAGCCAACAACCAACAAGTGGAACTTCAACATTAACCAAAGTTTCCAGAAGTACAAATACAGAATCAACCTCTG CTTCTTCCTTGACCGATGTTTTTCCGTTCTGGGGCATCATCCTAATATGTCTTGCTGTTATCCTTGGAGTGATTGCAATCATTACCACAATCTTTTTG TCTGTGTACAGCTTAAGAAGACGTCGCATGATCTACAATGTCAGTGTCTAA